In one window of Bacteroidales bacterium DNA:
- the purQ gene encoding phosphoribosylformylglycinamidine synthase subunit PurQ, which translates to MKFGVVLFPGSNCDHDVIYLLRDLLDQHVELLWHKDSDLKNVDAVVIPGGFSYGDYLRAGAIARFSPIMNEIINFAEKGKFVFGICNGFQVLCESKLLPGALLRNANQKFICKNVFIKPENYNTTLTSLLPKDKAFKIPISHGEGNYYADTNTLKEMRLHNQILFRYCDANGVITSEANPNGSVDNIAGICNKNKNVFGMMPHPERAADDELSNTDGRVFFESIIKNLS; encoded by the coding sequence ATGAAATTTGGTGTTGTATTATTTCCAGGAAGCAATTGCGATCACGATGTTATTTACTTATTACGTGACTTGCTTGACCAACATGTAGAATTATTGTGGCATAAAGATTCTGACTTAAAAAATGTCGATGCAGTCGTTATTCCTGGTGGTTTTTCGTATGGCGATTATCTTAGGGCTGGTGCTATAGCCCGGTTCTCTCCTATTATGAACGAAATTATTAATTTTGCAGAAAAAGGTAAATTTGTGTTCGGTATTTGTAATGGTTTTCAGGTTCTTTGCGAATCAAAATTGTTGCCTGGTGCTCTTTTACGAAATGCCAATCAAAAATTTATATGCAAAAATGTTTTTATCAAACCCGAAAATTATAACACAACTCTAACTTCTCTTTTACCAAAAGATAAAGCATTTAAAATCCCTATTTCACACGGCGAAGGCAATTATTATGCAGATACCAATACACTAAAAGAGATGCGTCTTCATAATCAAATCTTATTTAGGTACTGCGACGCTAATGGTGTTATAACTTCTGAAGCAAACCCGAATGGATCTGTTGACAATATTGCCGGCATTTGTAATAAAAATAAAAATGTTTTTGGAATGATGCCACATCCTGAGCGTGCCGCCGATGATGAGCTTTCTAATACAGATGGTAGAGTATTTTTTGAATCAATTATTAAAAACCTTTCTTAA
- a CDS encoding protein-glutamate O-methyltransferase CheR, producing the protein MFVLICKKNELNAAMEIKEDEIKDIVKVIYDLSGYDFSDYSPKSLLRRFEKILIDYQCTMPELISKLKTNPLLIESIVKNITVNTTEFFRDPLVWIEFEEKVIPELKKHEQIKIWHPGCSLGHEPYSMLIMLNEHQLLDKAEIIATDLNSDVLATAKNGIFRYFLDIEYLKNFDSVINRDPLNYKVPYDKYFDLEASKDIFKIKSEFLGKIKFYKHNLVQDPFPHPDSFDLIMCRNVLIYFNMELQNKIIYNFYKSLKLNSYLILGYHESILGSLSNFFDKNGQVYKKSK; encoded by the coding sequence ATGTTTGTCTTAATTTGTAAAAAAAATGAACTCAATGCTGCAATGGAGATAAAAGAAGACGAAATAAAAGATATTGTAAAGGTTATTTACGATTTATCGGGATATGATTTTTCTGATTATTCTCCTAAGTCATTATTACGTCGGTTTGAAAAGATATTAATCGATTACCAATGCACAATGCCTGAACTTATAAGCAAATTAAAAACAAATCCATTGTTAATTGAATCAATAGTAAAAAATATAACGGTAAATACAACCGAATTTTTTCGCGACCCTTTAGTTTGGATCGAATTTGAAGAAAAAGTAATACCCGAATTAAAGAAACATGAACAGATTAAAATTTGGCATCCTGGTTGTTCGCTTGGACATGAACCTTATTCGATGCTCATAATGCTTAACGAACATCAATTATTAGATAAAGCTGAAATTATTGCAACCGATTTAAACTCAGATGTGTTAGCAACAGCGAAAAATGGTATTTTTAGATATTTCTTAGATATAGAATATTTAAAAAATTTTGATTCCGTTATTAATCGCGACCCTTTAAACTATAAAGTTCCGTATGATAAATATTTTGATTTAGAGGCCTCCAAAGATATTTTTAAAATCAAATCCGAATTTTTAGGTAAAATTAAATTTTATAAACATAATTTAGTTCAAGATCCCTTTCCACATCCCGATTCATTCGATCTTATTATGTGTCGCAATGTTTTAATATATTTTAACATGGAGCTACAAAATAAGATTATCTATAATTTTTACAAATCGTTAAAATTAAATTCCTACTTAATATTAGGGTATCATGAATCTATTCTTGGAAGCCTATCCAACTTTTTTGATAAAAATGGTCAAGTTTATAAAAAATCAAAATAA
- a CDS encoding DUF1987 domain-containing protein: MNPLVIPATIDSPAVNLDKEKQIFEIKGKSLPENVNVFYQPIIDWFTEYFKNPNEETILHFKLDYLNTASSKALLSLFLVVEEAIKNGRKAIVKWYYEEDDEDMKDIGEEYADIIQIPFEIIQIDNE, encoded by the coding sequence ATGAACCCATTAGTAATTCCTGCAACAATTGATAGTCCCGCTGTAAATCTCGATAAAGAAAAACAAATATTTGAGATAAAAGGGAAAAGTTTGCCAGAAAATGTAAATGTTTTCTATCAACCTATAATCGATTGGTTCACAGAATATTTTAAAAATCCTAACGAAGAAACTATTTTACATTTTAAGCTCGATTATTTAAATACTGCATCCTCAAAAGCTTTATTATCATTATTTTTAGTAGTCGAAGAGGCTATTAAAAATGGAAGAAAAGCCATTGTAAAATGGTATTATGAAGAAGACGATGAGGACATGAAAGATATTGGCGAGGAATATGCTGATATTATTCAAATTCCTTTCGAAATAATACAGATTGATAACGAATAA